The window ACCTGAAgtaacattgttttaaatgagcaaaaataacaaaaaaggatgCAGAGGCTAAAATCTCTATTTTGGtatatgtaatttaatgttgtgttgttttaaaattttttgaacaaatacactgttttttttgcgGAGATATATCGCCGTAAAGTAGTGTTCCTCTGTGATTTGCCCAATAcatccagtttttaaaaagggacagCTAACACAATATTAATGCCATGGCAAACCCTCTGATGGCTGACTAATTTATGTTGTCTCATAGTATGTATATTCTCATGTTAGCCAATGCTACATGGAGGGAAGAGACAAATgcaaatagaagaaaaaaaaatggaaatgctaGAAGGGAGAAGACCTTCTGCCATGCCACGTTGAGAGCCTCATTCTTCTTCTGGTCCAGCTCCTCGATGGTCTGCAGGATTTTTGCTTTGTCGTTCTCCACaatcctcttcttcttcatcaggTCATTGTACTGCAGGACAAGACAAATGTGCAAAGCTGTGGTTGaaatgtttgcctttgtttacACCACGGTCTCTCACACCCCTCTCTGACTCTTTGCCCTcaccctctcctctgcctcGTTCAGCATGTTCATGGCCCTCTTGTTGACGTTCCTCTCCAGCTTGGTGGTGGTCTCCTCCAGCTTCTTCAGCCGCTGGCCCGCCTCGCGGGGGTTGTTGGTCTTGAAGTCATAGGAGGTGTTTGGCTGACCAAAGACGTGGCGCTCTGAATGGATCCAGTCATGTTCCTCCAGCATCCGGGACAcctgggagaggaaagagaggcaAGGGGGAGCAGAAATGTGTAGTAGACCCACATCATTGTAAACACAATGAACCTAATAAATCATGAAAACACTGTGTACTAATGTAGAAGATTGTGTAGGGGCAAATTAACGTTTGTGCGTACCTTGTCAGCAGCGTCCTGGCTGTCTTTGCGGTGCTTACTGATATTGTGCTCCAGCTCCTTTATCTTCAGCTGGACCTCGTTGTTCTGCTCCCGTAACTTATTAGCCTCGGTGCTCTTTGCCTGGATTATTCAAATGGATAAAagtaagaaattaattaaataataaacagtcaacattttaaaaattctaagCAGTGTAATTATTCAGCACTAGACAGCTAAGAGTGGAATAATCTCTTGTGTCAAGAAACTTTCAGCTGAACTGCATTTGTTCTATGATTTACTGCATCATTTTGAGCCTTCAAACCCTAACCCTGCACCAAACCTAATATTAAACCACTTTTCAAGAGGGGGTTAAAAACCAAAGCATTAAAGGATTCACCTTGAGCTCTTTGTCCTGAGCCATGATCACCTCCTTCTGTTTGGCCAGCTCCTCCTGGGCTTTACGCACGGCCTCCTACATCccaaaagagaaagtgaggaatggggaaagagggagggcaAATGAGAAGAGCGTTCAACCGAGTCATTccaattattaaattattaaaatgcgCTTGAACCTCTGAGGACAGTCCTTACAAGTGCAAACTTTAAGTGTGGCCATGACGCAATTTTATATAAACTCCTTCAGAATGACACACATACCTTGTTCTGGGAAACAGTGCAAGCCATGCTGTCTATCTGCTCCTGGATGGCCTTCATGGCTTCTTCTACAGCCTGAATCTGCTGCTCATAGCCAGTCTGCTCCCTCcgcagctcctccagctccaggGTCACGGCATCAGACTCCTGCATTCAAGAATTCGATCAATTCGTCAGATGCGGTCCAATACTATGTAAAACCGATGTTAAAATGCTGCACGGAGAGGGTGACCGTGTACAACTGTGTGTCCGGTCAGTGTacctgctgcttctgcttcagCTTCTTATTGAAGGCGTCAGCTTTGCTCTTGGCTGCATTGAGTTTCTGCTGGGCGGTTTTCagctctttctccctctctgcctcagcATTCTTCATCTTGTTCTCCAACACCTTGTACTTTTCTTCAGCCCGCTTCTGCACCTCCTTGGTGACGCGCAGAGTCTCCTCACTCTCCTCTGGATTAGGCAAAAACACCACAGTTAAGttagaagaaaaacagaagaataaagCAGGTGTGCTGCATTACCTTTTTTCAACTACAGTTTAGTTCTGTGTTGTGTAGAGGGCCTAGATGGAGTCACTATTAGATGTCGGTTTGTAAACAGTTTGTGTGGACTGCTTAGATGTGATTTTAAAAGCATTCTGACCAATGGCCTTGCGCagcctctccagctcctcctgctgctggtgGAAGGAGCTCTGCTGCAGCTTGGCCTGCAGGATCTGTTCCTCCTCTACCTTCAACTcatgctgctgcttcagctgaCGGTACCTGGAGGGAGGAAAATATAGTGAAGCAAAGAAGCAAATGTCGGGGttaggtggaaaaaaaaaaaaagagataatgAAAGCTAGAACATGTCGGTAAGATTTAAAAGATAAGTTGTGCGGGACAGAGTTGCTGATGACAGGAGTTGGATTCATTTTgtgaattaaaattttatgGGAAATTAGATGAGAATTTAACTcaacatgattttaaaatatcttattGCAAACGTGAATCAGAATTATAGTACAACTGATAgaggatttttgaggctgatacagATAACGATATTTgggggaaagaggaaagaaaaaaaaaaaacttaatataCTGgccaatttttaaaatttttaacataaaacagaaaattgtgATATTGGTCCCACAGATTCATTTTGAATTCTGACCATTATAGATACTGAGGAGGAGAaatcaacttgtcagtgctctccgGTAGGAAAACTATGAAAAGGTGAAACtatttctaaatgacctcagaCCTAGtctggcatttctgtacttCACTAATTTCTTATCGGCCGACACATACACCAATACCTATCTGCCGTCGATATATCTATAGCTCTATTCTAAATTATATATAGTTGTGTAGGTATTTTGTGTGCGGCTGTGTCTTTGTACTTCTCAGCAGTTCCCTTGAGGCTGGCCAGCTGTCGCTCAGTATCTTGAAGCTGGGCCTCCTTTTTGTTCAAGTCGTCCTGaacctccttcacctcctgcAGACTGGACAGAACTGATGCTGACTGGGAGCGAGCGCCTGGAAGAGGGAAAaccagggggggaaaaaaagaagaaaaaaaaaagaaaagaaagaaacatacCCTTGATTATAAAGTGCATTGACTGGCACTGAGGAGCTACTTTTTGAGTGCTTGTGTGGGAATTGATTTCATTTAACCACATACATGAAATGACAGTTTTAACTTACCTGCCTAAGGTTCAAAACTAATagaaaatattgataataagCGCACAGTTTTAAGCATCATTTGGGTGCAAAGGACATCCAACTGTGCCATTTTTTTCGTCACTCTGAAACAGAGCtctagtgtttttgtttgctcatCCTTACATACTAACAACTCAATGACACATACTCAAGTACATGATTCCTCCTCGTTCTCACCTCCACTCAGAGTTCCCTGTGGGTCGAAGATGTCCCCTCCCAGAGTGACAGTTTTGGTCATCACCTGTTTGTCAAAAGCCACTCTTTTGGCATTGTCCAGGGTGTCGCACACCAGTGTGGAGCCAAAGACGTACTCCATGGCCTTACGCAGGTCAGATTCGTAACCCACCAGGGACAGAGCAGTGTGCACCTTATCTTCTCCAACctgacagaggagggagacaggaaCGAGAAAGAGATGGCGAGTCAGCAAAGATTCAGTGTCATGtttcaaaatcaaacagaatGACTTATTTCCTTTCCAACAGCGGGCGCTATTGAGATCCCTCACCAGGCTCTTGGCAGTGTTGACCACTTTGTCATTGAGTGTCCTGGCAGAGATCTTGTTCAGGGGAATGATGGTGTACCTCCGCTGCAGCTCTCCCTTCTCTAGCAGCTTTTTACCGGTCACCTGGCAAAGACAAAATCACCAACTCAACTCAGGTTACACCGTCATGCTAGAATATAAACACCTAAATGCGACTGCTATAAAATTAACATGCACACTGCCAACTCACACACCTACCTCTGTGTCAACTACAATGTTATAGAGTCGTCCTCCTGCCACCACCTCTAGCGCTGTGGCATAAGAGACGTCATGGACTGTGATCAGGTTAGCTAGCAGCCCCTTCACTTTGCTGTGGTCCCATCCTCGCTCTGGGTCCCTAAAAGAAGCGAAAAACAGGCATATCAATACATTGATGATTCTATGGTATGAGATTCAATTTTATCTGAGATTTGTTTACTGTAATAATAAGATATATCTTTAATATTGTCTTCTCCAGGCCATTCACTCCCACAAAGGCGTTCTCAATCATTCTGACGGATTAGACCTCTGCGCAGTTTGAAGTTGAGCAGAGCTTCTGTATCCTGGGAATCATGAAATGTCACCAAACTCCATGCGCTACTAACAATTTGAGGTTGTCCAACACAAGCTAAGAAAGCTAAGAGTGAGGCAGTTGTGATTCAACTACAGTCTGTAAAAGCCTGCAGTCAGCAAGTCCTTACTTGTAGTCAAAGCGCAAGTTGGGGAAGCGGGACACAAGACGCTCATAGGTCTCTTTCAGTTTAGCGACCTCTCTGGTCAGCTGCCTTCTTCTGTCCAGCAGACTTTCCTCCTTCCCAtctgcaaacagacagacacgtcCCTACTGTTATTACAGGATGTCTGGCAGAGGGGGAACTGCCATGAGAACAAGAGACTCTGCTTGGACagacacgcacgcgcacacacacacacacacacacacacacacacacacacacacacacacacacacacacacacacacacacacacacacacacacacacacacacacacacacacacacacacacacacacacacacacacacacacacacacacacacacacacacacacacactaccttCATAGTTGAGTTTAGCTAGCTCAGCCTCTAGTTTCTCCCTGCTGCTTCTGACAGCCTGCAAACTGTCCTGGTCCTTCTTGTAGCCACTGTCCATCTTTTTCACCTCTGCCTGTTTGGTCTTCAGCTCAGTCTGGGCATGTTTCAGTGTCATCTGGGCctggacagaaagaaaaggggacAGAGACAAGATCaaacagatagatagatggatagaatAATTTATTAATCCCAGAGGAAAATTGCAGTGTTGCAGCAGCCACTTCACATGAGTCACAAAAACAGGTAGGTGCATTTAAAGGCTAAATCCTTTACTATAACAAAATagagtaaataaaacaaatagaaattaaatataagtaatagcaaaagaaaacagaataaaaatagacCCATGGCTATATTGTGTGCTGAATATTCACTGTACAATGGTGGTAttataatatactataatacGCTGTACATTAGTCCaagttggtggtggtggtggtggtggggtgtctatctatatatctatctatctatgtgtatctatgtgtatgtatgtgtgtgtgtgtgtatgtgtgtgtgtgtgtgtgtgtgtgtgtatagaggcGCACAAAACttgaaagattaaaataatCTGATGTGTAACAGATGTGATACATAATATcataaactagaattaccaccttgTGGTTATATGCCtttgccaaccagtcaagttgcagtttacattcatgtctATCCAGATTTGAGTCCAAATGAACtcttgtgccaaatttgaagaaattccctcaaggcgttcctgagatacTGCGTTCACGAGAATGCGACGGACGTACAgacaaaccaaaaatgtaatgCCTCCGGCCATGGCTGTCCAGGTGAGCATCATGTcctttacaaagaaaaactgttctGCCAGGGAAGGAGTCCCTTCTCCCGACACAGATGAGGATCATTGTACAGAGTGATGGCAGCTGGCAGGAATGACTTCCTGTAGTGTTCCTTATCACGGCCGGAGATGAAGAAGTCTCCTACTTAGAGTGCTCCACTGTTTGACCAGCAGTTGGTGGAGGGCTTGCTAGATGTTCACCATGACGTTCAACAGTTTGTGCAGCATCCTCCTCTCCACAACAAACTCCAAGGGCTCCAGAGAAGTCAGCAGCAAAGAGCCAGGCTTCCTGATCAGTCTGTTCAGTTTCTTGGTGTCACTGGCTCTGATGCTGCTGCCCTAACAGACTCCAGCAAAGAATATTGCACTGTCCACAAGAGACTGGTCAAAGGTCTGCAACATACTGCTGCACACATTAAAATGACCTAAGCTTTCTCAAGATGTAGAGTCTGCTCTGTCCCTTCCTGTAAACAGCATCTGTGTTGCATTTCCAGTCCAGTCTGTTGTTGAGGTGGACTCAGAGGTATTTGTATCCCTCCACCACCTCTATTTCCTCTCCAAGAATGGAAATGGTGTTTAACATGCTCAAAAAAGTGTTGGAAATTGatgataaattaattacaatACTGATTGCATTTTCCCAACATGTGGCAATCTGAGAAACATCATGCCTACAATGTGTATTCAAGCTACCAAGCATAAAAGTTTGTACTGAAAACTTGTTACTAAATACACACTGGCAATCTGAAACACCTCACATCCCTGGCagatattttcaatttttttccgCACCTGCTTGGCCTCAGTATCTGCCTTGCTCATGTCATTCTTGCAGGTCATCATCTGCCCAGCCAGCGTGGCTTCCTCTCCGTCCTCATTGGTGGATAGACCTGCAGACACTGCCTTGAAATGCTGCTCAGCGGCCTCAAGAGCAGCACTGTCCTTCTGTCCCTCCAGCTGTAGAGTCTGAAGCTGCTCCATCAACTTAGAAACCTCCTTTTCTTTTACGGTAAGCATTTTCTTGTcctgaggagggaggaaagggggaTGTAATTAACTTCTGATGAAGTAATCTGCAAACTGCcatcaagtttttgttttgacaagaCATCACACAAGTCCCACAGATTGCTATATTAGCTTAATGTGTGTAGATGGATTGGTAGCATGGTCCCGTT is drawn from Xiphias gladius isolate SHS-SW01 ecotype Sanya breed wild chromosome 15, ASM1685928v1, whole genome shotgun sequence and contains these coding sequences:
- the smc2 gene encoding structural maintenance of chromosomes protein 2; translation: MHIKSIIIEGFKSYAQRTEISGFDPLFNAITGLNGSGKSNILDSICFLLGISNLSHVRASNLQDLVYKNGQGGITKATVSITFDNSNKSQSPLGFETHDEITVTRQVVIGGRNKYLINGVNANNTRVQDLFCSVGLNVNNPHFLIMQGRITKVLNMKPPEILAMIEEAAGTRMYECKKISAQKTIEKKEAKLKEIQTILDEEITPTMQKLQEERSSYLEYQKLMREIQHLSRLYVAWLFVCAEETKLKSAENLKVMQDNITKMQASMAENESKVRELSAQIQELQKKKDQEVNGVLKSLEEALADVQRVDAKAQSALDLKKQNLKDEIKKRKELENSMVEDKKMLTVKEKEVSKLMEQLQTLQLEGQKDSAALEAAEQHFKAVSAGLSTNEDGEEATLAGQMMTCKNDMSKADTEAKQAQMTLKHAQTELKTKQAEVKKMDSGYKKDQDSLQAVRSSREKLEAELAKLNYEDGKEESLLDRRRQLTREVAKLKETYERLVSRFPNLRFDYKDPERGWDHSKVKGLLANLITVHDVSYATALEVVAGGRLYNIVVDTEVTGKKLLEKGELQRRYTIIPLNKISARTLNDKVVNTAKSLVGEDKVHTALSLVGYESDLRKAMEYVFGSTLVCDTLDNAKRVAFDKQVMTKTVTLGGDIFDPQGTLSGGARSQSASVLSSLQEVKEVQDDLNKKEAQLQDTERQLASLKGTAEKYRQLKQQHELKVEEEQILQAKLQQSSFHQQQEELERLRKAIEESEETLRVTKEVQKRAEEKYKVLENKMKNAEAEREKELKTAQQKLNAAKSKADAFNKKLKQKQQESDAVTLELEELRREQTGYEQQIQAVEEAMKAIQEQIDSMACTVSQNKEAVRKAQEELAKQKEVIMAQDKELKAKSTEANKLREQNNEVQLKIKELEHNISKHRKDSQDAADKVSRMLEEHDWIHSERHVFGQPNTSYDFKTNNPREAGQRLKKLEETTTKLERNVNKRAMNMLNEAEERYNDLMKKKRIVENDKAKILQTIEELDQKKNEALNVAWQKVNKDFGSIFSTLLPGATAKLAPPQGYGVLEGLEFKVALGNTWKENLTELSGGQRSLVALSLILAMLLFKPAPIYILDEVDAALDLSHTQNIGQMLRTHFRHSQFVVVSLKDGMFTNANVLFKTKFVDGMSTVTRTALSQSDSNLPQKGQDKARQKDKRTKQLIS